Below is a window of Fervidobacterium pennivorans DSM 9078 DNA.
TTGATAGGTGCTTAAGGATAAACTTTTTCATCCACTTACCTCCCCTGTAAGCAAAATTATACCAAGCCTGGATACCAGGCTTGGCTTGGTTAAGTATTGTTAGACTTTAAAGTTTATCTTAAGGTTTATAGTCAACCCATTTCCAGCCTGGAGTTGCTGGTGAATGATCCGTATAATTTCCAGATCCTTTATATTCATATCCGGAACCAAAACCGACTGGTACATACTTTTTTACTGTTGTGACCTTTATGTTATTCATTGTATTATAAAGTTTAGAAATCCATCCAGGCTCTATTACTTTTTCAAATTCGTTAGTTTCTTCTCTTTTGTAACTAATATTAACTGTAACTCCTGCTTTCGCAAAATCTTCCATACCAAACTCACCTTTACAACCAACGTTGTTTTCCCATACTTCCCTTACTGTTCGCCTAACTTTTACAGGTGTTGCTCCTTTGCTGTTGTCATACACAAAAGCTAATTTTTCTCTGGTTATATATGATACTGATACCTCATAGCGAGTAGGTTCCCAAAACCATTCTGGCGAAATTGTTCCTTTACTTATGGAGGCTAACGATTCACTTGTTTCTGGCATTAATTCTGCCATAATCAACGAATTGTTCAATAGAAGAAATAAACTTGCAAGAACTATTAACACAACTTTACCACCCTTCATTTCCATCCCTCCTATGCGTGATTCCCTAAACCGCGGTTTAGTGTACGCTCAAATTTTAGTACATATTATGTTATCTATCAATCTCAATTAAGTACAGATACTAAAAAAAAAAAAAAGCACTATTTTGATTTATACGGTTATTTCTTTCATTTACTCATTTTTATTATGTAATTGAAATGTAACATCAAACACCAAAAAAATCCAAGTTAAGTATCAAAACAATTGAAAGTTCAAGAACTAAGTTTGGTACCAAAAGTCCTGTGCTTGAATAAAATGTATATTATGCTATAATATACTCGCAAAGTGCGATATCGCAAACTGCGAGGTAAGTGGTATGAAGAATCCTTTCAAATTTGGAACGGTTGTTAAGGGCAGTGATTTTTGTGATAGAGAATCTGAAATGGAGATGATTCTTTCGGATATTAGATCTGGAACACATATAACACTTATCTCACCAAGGCGGTACGGTAAGACTTCGTTGATACTGAATCTGTTTGATAGGATAGACTTTGCCGATACGTTTTACATCGATGTTATGGGCTTAACAACTGTGAGTGATTTTCTAAATGCTTATACAAAAACCTTCATTGAGAAACTCGGTGGCAAGAGTAAGATTGATACGATCGTGAAGAAATTCTTGCCTAAAGTTGAGGGATTACAGTTGACCTACTCCCCGCACTGAAGTGCGAGGATTCTTCATGCGGTATGTTAGGAAACTAACCTTAACCGCATCGGACTGGTCAAAGTCCCTACTCCTATTCCATTATAGGAATTCGGAGATACCTTTTTGAGTATATTCAATTCTCCATTTACATCGGCGTTTAACACTGTTCCACAGTGCTTACAAATATACAGTCCACGGTGTACTCTGTTAGTTTTATCAATTGTTCCACACCTTGAACATGTTTGTGATGTGTATGATTCGTTTACTTGTATCACTGTTATCCCATTTACCTTTGCTTTGTATCTTAGTTTCTCTATGAACTTTCCATACGGCATCTGATGAAGTTTTTGATTATTCTGTTTTCCTATATCGATATTCGTTATCCCTTTGTTTAGTTGTCCTATTACTATCGTTCCTATTCCGTTGCTTAAACAATATTCAACGATTTTCTTTGACGCTTTGTGCACAAAATCGTTGATATAGTTTTTCTTGTATCTGTATAGCTTATGCAAACGTTTAGATGTTTTGATTTTTTGCCTATCAAGTATAGCTTTTAGTTTTGCTGTTGTTTTGTTAATTAATCTTAGTTTCGATAGTAATATCTTTCCATCGATAATGAAACTATTTACTCCATCAGTGCACGTTGCAAAGTTACTTACTCCAAGGTCAATGGCTAAAAACTTGCTACTATCCAAGTGGATTTGTTTTTCTTGGTCTTTGAGAACATCGATAAGTTGTCTGTAAATTATCCTGAGAGAGTAACTGATATATCCAAAGGATTGGTATGGTACAAGTTCAACTTGCTGGATTTGTATAGTATCGAACGATAGAGTTTTTGGTAACTCTATCCATATGTAAGTGGATTCGATACTATACTTAGATTTGAGATATTCTTTTGTTTGCTTGGAAAGAGATAAACGAAGTTTGTTACCAATTAACCTGAAGCCTTGTTCTTTCCAAATGACAGGAAAATGACCGTCTTTAGGTTGGTATCGAGGACATTTGGTGTGTTTATCGAAGGTATTCTTCCAAGCGATTTGAAGCTTTTCAATTACGGCTTGAGCACTTTGAGAATGAAGATTACGAGCAAAAAAGCTATCCTTAAGTTTTTGCTTAAGTTCGTAAATTGAAGTACCATTTTCGATTACTTCGTGATTAGCAACGTTCCAGAGCTTGGAAGCTGAGTAAGTGAGATGACCAAAGATGATGGCAAGTTTCTTATCAGTTTTCCTCGAAAGGTCTAACATGAAGCACTTAGTTAAGTATTGTTTCAACGACATCACCACACTTTGGAATGTACTAATACAATTATGCCATACAAAACTAGATAACTCATAGGCTCTGTATCCCCGCATTGAAATGCGAGGTTTTAGAGCCTTGAAATTCTATAAATATCGGTTCGTTTGGTATAAGCTTGAATATATCACCGACTAATTCAAATATAGAAGAGGTTATCTCATTACCGGAAAAGTTGAATAAGAGAGTTGTCGTAGCTATCGATGAATTTCAAGAGATCGCAAATATAAAAGAATTCGATTTGCTTGCGATTTTCAGGAAAAAGGCTCAGTTTTTTCAAAATACAACATTCTTATTCGCTGGTAGTCGAAGACACGTTATGAGGGATATCTTTTCAAATCCAGAAAGACCTTTCTATAGATTCTCTAAGATAGTAAATATCGATGTACTTGATAAGACTGAAACAGTGAACTTTATAGAGTATAAGTTCAGGTCAAGTCTGATAGATATCGTTAAAGATATTTGTGAGATGATCTACGATATATCAGAAGGGCATCCGTATTATATACAGTATCTTTCATATACGTTGTGGAATGTCATTAGTCTCAAAAGGCGTTCACGTTGTGAAATAGAAGATTTCAACGAAGCCTTGAATCAAGTCTTATACTCAGAACACCCGATGTTTGAAATGCTATGGGATTCTTTAACGCCAAATCAAAAGACGGTTTTAAGAAATATCGCATTTGATAAATCGCCGTACGATTTGCAAATGAGTGCCGGGAGTGTGAAAAGAGTTATCGATACACTTGTGAAAGCTGATGTTATCGAAAAGCGGAACGAAAAGTATAAAATAATTGATCCTATGCTAAGATTGTGGCTGAAAAAAGAATAAAAAATATTTCATTTTATGCTCATGAAACTTTTCGGTAGTAACTTAAGATTTTTCAATTCAAAAGATATCCGCACTTGTATGAATTAGTGCGGATGATTATTAAGTACAAAGTATTAAGATAATAATATTGATACCTTCTTTTGCAACTATCATGTCAATTTCAATTCTTCAACTTCTTCTCTGTTGACCTTATGCCTAAGGATGTAATCCAGAAAAACATAAATAACTTGGAAAACTGTAATTAGAAGAATAACAAAAATTCCATCCCTAACGTCAGATTTCAAGCATTTAGCAAAGAAATGGTTTACAGAAAAATGTGCACCAAGAGATGTCCAAAAACTTTGTCGTGAATCAAGCAAGTATATGTATAACAATCCAGCAGAAAAATAGTAAGGTACCTGTATCATATACAGTTGAAAATCACTCATCCCATTCAAACCAATACTACCAAGCCTGTTATTGTGAAGTATTGTAAATAAGAACAGAGAAAATAAAAGTGCAAAAGTGTTATTTAAAGTTTTACTGAAACCTTTGTAAATAAAAACTCTCATAGTTAATTCCTCATAAAACGAAAACACAAATACTTGCAATATTCCTAACCATAATGGCCATCCTTCAATTATGTCTACTTGCATTTTTACGTAATATAATGAAACGTTATTCATCCAAGGAAGAAGTATTACTATAATGTGTGTAAGAAACGGTACATATAATCCAAATAATAGCGACCCAATTGGTTTCTTTGTAAACAGCAAAGAAATCTCTCCAAAATAATTTTTCAAACCTTCCTTACCTTTCGAAATGTATACAAGAAGTATCGATAAAAACAAGTAAAAAACAACATTCACAAGAGGTTCAATAAGACTGTAAATAAAGTTGAGCATGTTATCTTCAAAAACGGTGAGCCGATACTGCGTTCGAAAAGTTTTCCACCGTTAATTAATGTTTCTATAGAAGAAGCTACATCCCCACTATAATCCAGCCATAAAATGATAGCAACTATAGAAATTGTGTAAAGTAATGCTTGCTTTAATTTACGCATATTTAATTACCCCTTTCGTGAGTGTTGATTTCTTGAAAGAGCGATTTGGGAAATATTTCCCCCGAATCGTCTACTTGCAATCCTATCTTTGATAAACCTGTACCTGGATAATAATGTCTTAACTTATTGTCTCCTCTGATTTTGTAAGTAACCCTTGGAGCATAGTAAATCCAGTTTACCTTAGAATCGTTGCAAGAACCATAAAAAGCGTATTCTAAGGACTCACCAGGTTTAAGTATACAAGGCAATTTTTGGCTTACGTCAACGAATGTTATATATTTATTTACATTACCAAATATTTCAATATCTGCTTGTGTAACGTTCTCAATTTTTTCTCTGAAAAATGGTAATTCTTTATCTAATTTTTTGAAGAGTACGGTATTAGTCTGACCTTCACTTCTGAAGACTACTAAACTTGCTTGCTCTGGGGTACTCCCTATAAAGGTTACATCCATTGGATATTCGTACTCTTTATTTTCAAACGTAAATATAATTTTTTTCAAATTATACTCTTTACCTGGTTGAACATCTTTATATGAGAATCTTAAATAATACAAGCAGGAGTACAAATCTGGAAATATTATCTTAGAAATATCAACAATTTGTTGTTGTGATATTTTTATTCTCTTACCATCAGCACACACCACTTCTTTAAAAGATAATTTTTTGATACATCTTTTCTTCCGAAAACTTCTATTTGAAAGTCTTGAAAACCTTCGATACCTTTTTGGATTGTGTCATTGTCTAAGATACCCGTTCTTACCCTTGAGAAATTAACAGAACGAACACTGACATCGTTTGGAGGCTCAATTACGAAATGCTTGCTTCCAATATATCCTCTTCTGAGATAAATTGAACCTCGATTCCATTTAGCAAAAATTATTCTGCTACCGATTTCTCCGGATGCGATGAGCACAAAGACATTAATAAGTAAAACGAGAGAAAAAAACTATAGTTGATAAATGTTTAAGAATAAACCTTTTCATGCATCTACCCCCTACAAAAATCCATACCAAGCCCGGATACCGGGCTTGGTTTGTTTAATTATTGTTAGACTTCAAAATTTATTTTAAGGTTTATAATCAACCAAACGGGACATGATTATTACTCAGTTTTCTCCATGATACAGTTTGTAATATCTTATAGAGAAGAGAAGTATAATAATATACAGGTAAACTCTCCAGAAAGCAATAAACGAAAGACTAAAATTGGCTGGACAAAAGTTTGTAATTAAGGAAGAAATACTGAAAGCCAAAAAATTATAAAGTGTATCACTGACTCTAATCAGAAGTATCAGTACAAGAGAGACTACCAATAATATTTCAAATGCTGTTGCCTTCTGTATTATTCCTATTGAAAACACTGTGGTGGATGATATAATAATTAATATGCGCTCAAGTTTAGGAATAACGTTGTCTTTTAAAAGTATTAGATACGGTAAAGTATACATAAATATCAGCTCTAGATAAAAAGACCTCGGTGAAAATGTTCTAAGAACAAAAAGCGAACAAAAGTATAGAAGATTAATATAAGAATAAGTTACTAAGGTTCTCTTGATTTGGGTTGTTCCGATAAAATGAAAAAGAAAACAGAATATTACAGCGGAAATTAAATATAAACAAATGATCAAATCAACCTTTTTTTCATCGTAATTTTGAGTAGAAGATAATATTATGGACGTAGGTAATAATATGTATGGAATTTGAAAAATCATATTTGTTATCAGATTTGATATTTTTCTACTCTTTAAACTTAGTTTAAATGATTCCAAAGTTACCGGTGTTTTTTTTACAGAAAAATAAACAATAAATATCGCCATGATAAAGTAAACCACTTGAGATGTCGAAAATAAGGCTGAGAAGGAATTATCAGGTAAAAATAGCAAAAAATTATTATTCAAAAAGTGCATAAGAGAGATTATCAAAATAGAATTTGTGAAGTCATATACAACGGTTAAACCGAATCCGTGAATAAATAAATGAAGTAGAAGTATAAAATTCGGATAGTATTGTATATGTGCAAGTGAAAATATAATCGAAGAAACAACGGCGCTGAACATGGCGCTGTTGTTTCTTTTTAGGTATGTATAAAGTTTCACTCTGAATATGAATTCTTCAAGTAAAACGAGAGCAAATTCTAGAAAAAAATTATTTTCACTAAAATTCTCACTAAATCTGTTAAGTTTGCTAAAATACGTCAAAAGTATAAAAATAACAAATGTATAAATAATATTCTTTTTTAAACTTTCTAAAGCATCTACCGATACTTCTCTATTCGAATTCATTTTATCACCACAACTGAAGCATTTATGACAGCATTGTTTTAGGTCCTAATCATTTAATGATTTATTGGGTAAAGACATTGTTATATGAGATACTTCATAGATTCTTTCTATAGACATCGTACTGGAGAGAACAAGGTAATTATATTTTATCATCTCGTTGTACTCCTTCGCATTCTCCACACAATCTTCTACAGAATCACCAATTATTCTAACTAAATAATCACAAACTTTTCCACCAATGTACTCTACAACAAATTTAACTATAGCAATAAATATTTTTCCTGTTGAATTAGGCGAATGCATGTTCTTAACATAACTAATGTTTACTTCATTAAACGTCTCTGTAGAGATTTTTAATATGTCGGCTTTAACCACTGAAGGTACATACAAACCAAGAACGCATAAAAAAACAATCGTTACTATTTTCTCAATTTTCACTTTCTATCCCTCCTTAATTTTAATCTACTAAACCGCGGTTTAGTGTACACACTTATTTTAGTACATACCGTGCCATTCATCAATCTTAATTACAGGCTAAAAAAAAAACATTATTCCAGTTTATATAACTTTTTCGTTCATTTACTCATCTTTATTAAGTAATTGAAATGTAACTTCAATTACGAGAAGTCAGAGTTGCAAATTGAAACTTGAAAAACACACACCATAGAGCATTATAAATCTAAGTAATCGAGCAAAATATTAAATTATCCTGCTATAATAAATAAAAAGTCCGGAATTAATCCGGACTTTTTTCCTTTTCGTTTGTTTTAATTATTCCCTGAAGAATGTTAGATAAGCCACAAAAAGTATCGCAAGAAACCAAGTAAACCAATGTACTTCTTTTCTTTTTCCAGAGAGAGTTTTTACTATTGGATACGTGATGATTCCGAGAGCGATACCGTTAGCTATTGAGTACGTGAATGGTATCATCGTAAGCGTTACAAACGCAGGAACTGCATCCGTTATATCATCCCACTTGATACTCATCAAACTTTTGACCATAAGAACACCAACGAATATAAGTGCTGGAGCAGTTGCAGCAGCTGGAATTGTCAATGCAAGTGGTGAGAAGAATAACATTGCAAGCATGAGTAAAGCAACGACAACTGCCGTTAAACCTGTTCTTCCTCCAACTGCTATACCGGTGCTACTTTCAATGTAAGTCGTAACTGTCGATGTCCCAAAGAGTGCACCTACAACGGTTCCTATAGCATCCGCGAGATATGCCCTTGTGCCTCTTTCTAATTCTCCGTTCTTCTTTGTGAATCCTGTTCCCTCAGCAAGACCTGTTAGTGTCCCGAGTGTATCAAAGAAGTCAACAAAGAAGAATGTGGCAACAACGACCCAGAAGGTTCCAGAAAGAAGGGTTTGAGCATCGAACTGCAGTTTGAAGAATGTAGGAGATATGTCGGGAATCTTTCCTATTATTCCTTGATATTGAGTTACGTTGAAAAGAGGAGTAGCTCCAATTATAGTTGTAAGTATGATACCAAGGAGAATCGAACCTGGAACGTTTAATGCGAAAAGAACTACAGTTATAAAGAAGCCAAGAATCGCCAATAATGTATGAGGTCTATTTAAATGTCCAAGTGTGACGGCAGTCACAGGGTCAGGCATTACGATTCCTGCGTTTTTAAGACCTATAAGTGCTATAAAAAGGCCTATACCGGCACCTGTTGCTGCCTTAACCGGTTGTGGAACGGCTCTCGCTACAAATGCTCTCGCGCCTGTAACCGTCAGAAAAACAAAGATAAGTCCTTCAATGAAGACAGCTGTTAAAGCTAACTGCCAAGGAATTCCAAGTTTTAAACAAACCGTGTAGGTGAAATACGCATTGAGCCCCATACCAGGTGCAAGTGCGAATGGGTAATTCGCGTAAAGTCCCATAATGAGTGTTGCAATAGCACCACCTACGATGGTTGCAACCATAAATGCACCATAGTATGAGTTGTAAAGAGCTTGGTCAATAATCTTACCTGTTTGGTCAAAAACTCCTGGGACTGCTTGAACTAGGATGGAAGGGTTGACAAAGACGATGTATGCCATCGTCAGGAAAGTGGTAATACCGGCTACAACTTCTTTGCGAACCGTAGAACCTGCTTGTGAGATACCGAAATACCTGTTGATACTCTCCATACTCTTTTCCCCCCACGCTAAGATTTTGGGAATTTTTGCTGGGAAACTTTTTCTTTTTTTTGTCTGTTTCCCAGCTTGGTTTTTATACTTATTTCAACTTAATTTTTGTTCTGTTTTCAAACTCTACAACAACGCCATCAACTATTATATGGTCAATGTCAGTGCCTTCAACCATTTGAATAATGGCGTCTTCAAGGTCCTTTCTCTCTTTGTTGAGTTCTTTTATGGTTTCTTTGACTCGCAGGTATCTTCTAACAAAGTTCTCTAATGTCTGTAAAAATTGTTCTTTCTGTGCATCACTAATAATTTCTGCCATCTTATAACACCTCGCTTATCTTTTCTACTACAAACTGAATTTCTTCATCTGTAAGTTCTGGAAATATCGGGAGCGCAAGTGTTGTCTTAGATAATTTTTCTGCGACAGGAAAATCACCTTGTTTGTACCCATACTCAGCGAAACATTTTTGTAAATGCAAAGGTAATGGATAGTAAAGTGCTGTTCCAATTTCATTCTTCGTTAGGTGGTCTCTGACTCTGTCTCTTGTTTTTTCGTCTTCGAATTCAACAACATATTGATGGTAAACGTGGCTTCTGTAACCTTTTTCTTCAACCTTTGGATACTTTATTGGGAGTTTCTTTTCTTCAAAAAGTCGTTGATATGTTTTCGCTATTTCTATTCTCCTTTGGGTCCATTCTTCTAAGTGCCTAAGTTTGATGCTAAGTATTGCAGCATGAATTGAATCAAGTCTTGAATTGTAGCCTATCATTTCGTGATAATACTTTTTCTTAGAGCCATGTTGTCTAAGCATTCGTGCACGTTCAGCAAGCTGGTCGTCATTTGTCACTATCGCTCCTGCATCTCCATAAGCTCCAAGGTTTTTAGTTGGGAAAAAAGAAAAAATGCCAATATCGCCAAAGGTTCCTGATTTTTTGACAATATTGCCGATTTTCCCTTCGCTTCCTATAGATTGTGCGGCATCCTCCAATATTTTAACACCAAACTTTTGTTTTAGGAAGTCCAATTTTTCAAAATCAACAGTGCGACCGAATAGATGTACTGGGATTACAACTTTTATCTCTTCTTTCTTTAACACTTGTTCTACCTGGTTCAGGTCTATGTTGTAAGTATCGGGTTCAACATCGACAAATACAGGAATACCTCCGTTGCGAACAATACACGAGGCAGTAGCAAAGAAAGTGTAAGGAGTGGTTACAACCTTTTCACCCTTTTCTATTCCAATAGCATGGAGCGAAATAACAAGCGCGTCACTACCGTTAGCTACCCCAATTGCATGTTTAACATCTAAATATTCTGCAAGTTCTTTTTCAAACTTTTCAACACTTGGTCCAAGTATAACTCTTCCATCCAAAATAACCTGGTCGATCGCATCCAAGACTTCTTTTCTTATTTTTCCATACTGTCTTGTCAGATCGAAAAGTGGAATCATATTAGCACCTCCATAAGACCTTATCGTTTTGATGAATAGTTAATTTTGCAATGTTCTTCTGAGAAAACTAGCCTTACAAATTCAGTACTACGGAAGCTTATGTAAATATCATATCCTGGATTCTTTTCGATAAAATCTAAAATACCTTTATTTTCACTAACTGGCTGAAAATCCCTTGGCAGGTGAATGAACTGTTCCATACCTATTTTGGACTGCTTTAATGGTTTGGCGTAAATTTGGTATTCGCCGACTTGAACTTCAAAAGCTTTTAAATATTGTTCAGCAATTGTTCTATTGTTCATATTGTAATAAAGCATTCCCAAAAACAACTTACCTTCAGGGCTTTTTTCAAATTTTCTTATTTTGCTTAAGTCAACTTGGTACCCAGCTAGAAATTTCCTTGCCTCGATTGCCAACTGACCAAATACACACCATTCAGGAGCAGTTATAGTTTCACCTCTGAGATAGGCTTTGTGAACATTCAAACACGTATGGTTTTGGATAGGATAATCCCGGCTACTGTCAATGTAAACACCTAAGAGAACAACCAACGTAGCAAATCCTCTTTCACGCACAGCAGTGTTTAAGCTTTCCTCTGTTGCCTTGTTAAGATACATTTCGTAAATAAGGTTCCATAATGATGATTTTCTTGCTAACAATGTTAATATTTTCTCTATGCCATCGCACGTTCCTTTTAATAGTTCCCTTTCAAGTAAAAGCAACAACGGGTAGATTTGTTCAGGATTGTTTTTTAAGAATGTAATAGCCTCTTGTGATATATCTTCTCCGTTGTACATAGCTGATAAAAGCCTGTTATAGTTCGCTTCGATTCCACTTGCTTGTTGGAAGGATTCTTTAGCCTGTGATATATTTCCTTCAAGTAAGC
It encodes the following:
- a CDS encoding DegT/DnrJ/EryC1/StrS family aminotransferase — protein: MIPLFDLTRQYGKIRKEVLDAIDQVILDGRVILGPSVEKFEKELAEYLDVKHAIGVANGSDALVISLHAIGIEKGEKVVTTPYTFFATASCIVRNGGIPVFVDVEPDTYNIDLNQVEQVLKKEEIKVVIPVHLFGRTVDFEKLDFLKQKFGVKILEDAAQSIGSEGKIGNIVKKSGTFGDIGIFSFFPTKNLGAYGDAGAIVTNDDQLAERARMLRQHGSKKKYYHEMIGYNSRLDSIHAAILSIKLRHLEEWTQRRIEIAKTYQRLFEEKKLPIKYPKVEEKGYRSHVYHQYVVEFEDEKTRDRVRDHLTKNEIGTALYYPLPLHLQKCFAEYGYKQGDFPVAEKLSKTTLALPIFPELTDEEIQFVVEKISEVL
- a CDS encoding NCS2 family permease: MESINRYFGISQAGSTVRKEVVAGITTFLTMAYIVFVNPSILVQAVPGVFDQTGKIIDQALYNSYYGAFMVATIVGGAIATLIMGLYANYPFALAPGMGLNAYFTYTVCLKLGIPWQLALTAVFIEGLIFVFLTVTGARAFVARAVPQPVKAATGAGIGLFIALIGLKNAGIVMPDPVTAVTLGHLNRPHTLLAILGFFITVVLFALNVPGSILLGIILTTIIGATPLFNVTQYQGIIGKIPDISPTFFKLQFDAQTLLSGTFWVVVATFFFVDFFDTLGTLTGLAEGTGFTKKNGELERGTRAYLADAIGTVVGALFGTSTVTTYIESSTGIAVGGRTGLTAVVVALLMLAMLFFSPLALTIPAAATAPALIFVGVLMVKSLMSIKWDDITDAVPAFVTLTMIPFTYSIANGIALGIITYPIVKTLSGKRKEVHWFTWFLAILFVAYLTFFRE
- a CDS encoding AAA family ATPase produces the protein MNISPTNSNIEEVISLPEKLNKRVVVAIDEFQEIANIKEFDLLAIFRKKAQFFQNTTFLFAGSRRHVMRDIFSNPERPFYRFSKIVNIDVLDKTETVNFIEYKFRSSLIDIVKDICEMIYDISEGHPYYIQYLSYTLWNVISLKRRSRCEIEDFNEALNQVLYSEHPMFEMLWDSLTPNQKTVLRNIAFDKSPYDLQMSAGSVKRVIDTLVKADVIEKRNEKYKIIDPMLRLWLKKE
- a CDS encoding CPBP family intramembrane glutamic endopeptidase — protein: MLFTKKPIGSLLFGLYVPFLTHIIVILLPWMNNVSLYYVKMQVDIIEGWPLWLGILQVFVFSFYEELTMRVFIYKGFSKTLNNTFALLFSLFLFTILHNNRLGSIGLNGMSDFQLYMIQVPYYFSAGLLYIYLLDSRQSFWTSLGAHFSVNHFFAKCLKSDVRDGIFVILLITVFQVIYVFLDYILRHKVNREEVEELKLT
- a CDS encoding RNA-guided endonuclease InsQ/TnpB family protein, which translates into the protein MSLKQYLTKCFMLDLSRKTDKKLAIIFGHLTYSASKLWNVANHEVIENGTSIYELKQKLKDSFFARNLHSQSAQAVIEKLQIAWKNTFDKHTKCPRYQPKDGHFPVIWKEQGFRLIGNKLRLSLSKQTKEYLKSKYSIESTYIWIELPKTLSFDTIQIQQVELVPYQSFGYISYSLRIIYRQLIDVLKDQEKQIHLDSSKFLAIDLGVSNFATCTDGVNSFIIDGKILLSKLRLINKTTAKLKAILDRQKIKTSKRLHKLYRYKKNYINDFVHKASKKIVEYCLSNGIGTIVIGQLNKGITNIDIGKQNNQKLHQMPYGKFIEKLRYKAKVNGITVIQVNESYTSQTCSRCGTIDKTNRVHRGLYICKHCGTVLNADVNGELNILKKVSPNSYNGIGVGTLTSPMRLRLVS
- a CDS encoding CPBP family intramembrane glutamic endopeptidase; its protein translation is MNSNREVSVDALESLKKNIIYTFVIFILLTYFSKLNRFSENFSENNFFLEFALVLLEEFIFRVKLYTYLKRNNSAMFSAVVSSIIFSLAHIQYYPNFILLLHLFIHGFGLTVVYDFTNSILIISLMHFLNNNFLLFLPDNSFSALFSTSQVVYFIMAIFIVYFSVKKTPVTLESFKLSLKSRKISNLITNMIFQIPYILLPTSIILSSTQNYDEKKVDLIICLYLISAVIFCFLFHFIGTTQIKRTLVTYSYINLLYFCSLFVLRTFSPRSFYLELIFMYTLPYLILLKDNVIPKLERILIIISSTTVFSIGIIQKATAFEILLVVSLVLILLIRVSDTLYNFLAFSISSLITNFCPANFSLSFIAFWRVYLYIIILLFSIRYYKLYHGEN